In Carya illinoinensis cultivar Pawnee chromosome 7, C.illinoinensisPawnee_v1, whole genome shotgun sequence, the following are encoded in one genomic region:
- the LOC122316111 gene encoding uncharacterized protein LOC122316111 → MEDRHTNWRGVLWWAKSTLISVFSTLRKFKIMSSNNLKVVKAVKLPLVPVEMKLAKAVAWKKLRRGGVKLNIDGSSLGNPGLAGGGGIFRDKKGRTVAGFASYYGEASNTVAEGRALLDGLQMAQQLGLKDFMVESDSTVMVGWIQSGRWSLWKANMVTDCLAKQGAKNNVGLFTGADVGSGMLRGLLRTDSWELPYLRL, encoded by the exons ATGGAAGATAGGCATACGAACTGGAGAGGGGTTTTGTGGTGGGCGAAATCAACTCTGATATCTGTGTTCTCTACACTtcgaaaattcaaaattatgagttcaaataatttaaaagttgTGAAGGCAGTAAAGCTTCCTCTAGTTCCGGTTGAGATGAAATTAGCAAAGGCTGTGGCGTGGAAGAAACTGAGAAGGGGTGGAGTTAAACTTAATATTGATGGTAGTTCCTTGGGCAATCCTGGGTTGGCTGGCGGGGGAGGAATCTTTCGAGATAAAAAGGGGCGAACTGTGGCTGGGTTTGCATCATATTATGGTGAGGCTTCGAATACAGTGGCTGAGGGTCGTGCTCTCCTTGATGGACTACAAATGGCGCAACAATTAGGACTCAAAGACTTTATGGTGGAATCGGATTCGACAGTCATGGTTGGATGGATTCAGTCTGGGAGATGGTCGCTTTG GAAAGCGAATATGGTTACAGATTGCCTTGCCAAACAAGGAGCCAAGAATAATGTTGGTTTGTTTACGGGTGCAGATGTAGGGAGTGGCATGCTTAGAGGATTGTTGCGAACGGATAGTTGGGAATTGCCGTATTTACGTTTATGA
- the LOC122316914 gene encoding transcription factor bHLH18-like isoform X2 translates to MEISSAKWISELTVEDPNYFSHQYDLNPFDYSLDGFDHDFQSISAESYSSYPVLKTPKSIHTFNVGVGENPQTGMDQRPAKLLKTSSWNSFSTNRIASKAPASSSSSQLISFENSDSPPASYQQFYGLDCTMNPKNEAGSDHGNRSFPPTLISEKPSKMQNCSPKQEQFPKRVGSMTRTPLHAQDHVIAERKRREKLSQRFIALSAIVPGLKKMDKASVLGDAIKYLKQLQERLKILEEQTAKKTMETVVFVKKTRISADDDTSASDQNSDSHSDEPLPEVEARLSEKNVLIRIYCEKRKGCTAKILSEIEKLHLTITTSSVLPFGNSTVDMTVVAQMDVDFCMTGKDLARNLRQALLKHM, encoded by the exons ATGGAAATCTCGTCAGCCAAATGGATATCAGAACTG ACAGTGGAGGACCCCAATTACTTCAGCCATCAATACGACTTGAACCCTTTCGATTACTCACTCGATGGTTTTGATCATGATTTTCAATCTATTTCTGCTGAGAGCTACTCATCTTATCCAGTTCTCAAAACTCCTAAAAGCATACACACCTTTAATGTTGGGGTGGGAGAAAATCCTCAGACCGGCATGGATCAGAGACCGGCAAAACTGCTCAAGACTAGCAGTTGGAACTCTTTCAGCACCAACCGTATTGCTTCGAAGGCTCCAGCTTCTTCCTCCTCGTCGCAGTTGATTTCTTTCGAGAACTCGGACTCGCCTCCGGCCTCTTATCAGCAATTTTATGGTCTAGACTGCACCATGAACCCAAAGAACGAGGCAGGTTCTGATCATGGAAATAGGAGTTTCCCCCCAACTTTGATTTCTGAGAAGCCCTCTAAGATGCAAAATTGTTCACCAAAACAAGAGCAGTTCCCCAAGAGGGTCGGTTCAATGACTAGAACTCCATTACATGCCCAAGATCACGTAATAGCAGAGAGAAAGCGCCGAGAAAAACTCAGCCAGAGGTTCATAGCACTTTCAGCCATTGTTCCTGGCCTAAAGAAG ATGGACAAGGCTTCTGTCCTGGGAGACGCTATTAAGTACTTGAAACAGCTACAAGAACGATTGAAGATACTGGAAGAGCAGACTGCCAAGAAAACAATGGAAACGGTGGTTTTTGTGAAGAAGACTCGGATCTCGGCCGATGATGACACCTCTGCATCTGATCAGAACTCCGATAGCCACTCCGATGAGCCACTCCCTGAAGTTGAAGCTAGACTTTCGGAGAAGAATGTGCTCATTAGAATCTACTGTGAGAAACGCAAAGGATGCACCGCAAAGATACTAAGCGAAATAGAGAAACTTCACCTAACTATCACAACTAGCAGCGTCTTGCCATTTGGGAATTCCACCGTTGATATGACTGTTGTTGCTCAG ATGGACGTTGATTTCTGCATGACAGGGAAAGATCTGGCGAGAAACCTACGACAGGCTTTGCTGAAACACATGTGA
- the LOC122316914 gene encoding transcription factor bHLH18-like isoform X1: protein MIGIIMICQLSIYILKYIKIENCFLFPLEFKISVARPFFLGIPQFISKEYKGASMEISSAKWISELTVEDPNYFSHQYDLNPFDYSLDGFDHDFQSISAESYSSYPVLKTPKSIHTFNVGVGENPQTGMDQRPAKLLKTSSWNSFSTNRIASKAPASSSSSQLISFENSDSPPASYQQFYGLDCTMNPKNEAGSDHGNRSFPPTLISEKPSKMQNCSPKQEQFPKRVGSMTRTPLHAQDHVIAERKRREKLSQRFIALSAIVPGLKKMDKASVLGDAIKYLKQLQERLKILEEQTAKKTMETVVFVKKTRISADDDTSASDQNSDSHSDEPLPEVEARLSEKNVLIRIYCEKRKGCTAKILSEIEKLHLTITTSSVLPFGNSTVDMTVVAQMDVDFCMTGKDLARNLRQALLKHM from the exons ATGATTGGGATCATAATGATCTGTCAGTTATcaatatatatcttaaaatatataaaaattgagaattgctttctttttcccttagaATTTAAGATTTCGGTGGCTCGTCCATTTTTCCTAGGTATCCCGCAGTTCATCTCTAAGGAATATAAGGGTGCTTCAATGGAAATCTCGTCAGCCAAATGGATATCAGAACTG ACAGTGGAGGACCCCAATTACTTCAGCCATCAATACGACTTGAACCCTTTCGATTACTCACTCGATGGTTTTGATCATGATTTTCAATCTATTTCTGCTGAGAGCTACTCATCTTATCCAGTTCTCAAAACTCCTAAAAGCATACACACCTTTAATGTTGGGGTGGGAGAAAATCCTCAGACCGGCATGGATCAGAGACCGGCAAAACTGCTCAAGACTAGCAGTTGGAACTCTTTCAGCACCAACCGTATTGCTTCGAAGGCTCCAGCTTCTTCCTCCTCGTCGCAGTTGATTTCTTTCGAGAACTCGGACTCGCCTCCGGCCTCTTATCAGCAATTTTATGGTCTAGACTGCACCATGAACCCAAAGAACGAGGCAGGTTCTGATCATGGAAATAGGAGTTTCCCCCCAACTTTGATTTCTGAGAAGCCCTCTAAGATGCAAAATTGTTCACCAAAACAAGAGCAGTTCCCCAAGAGGGTCGGTTCAATGACTAGAACTCCATTACATGCCCAAGATCACGTAATAGCAGAGAGAAAGCGCCGAGAAAAACTCAGCCAGAGGTTCATAGCACTTTCAGCCATTGTTCCTGGCCTAAAGAAG ATGGACAAGGCTTCTGTCCTGGGAGACGCTATTAAGTACTTGAAACAGCTACAAGAACGATTGAAGATACTGGAAGAGCAGACTGCCAAGAAAACAATGGAAACGGTGGTTTTTGTGAAGAAGACTCGGATCTCGGCCGATGATGACACCTCTGCATCTGATCAGAACTCCGATAGCCACTCCGATGAGCCACTCCCTGAAGTTGAAGCTAGACTTTCGGAGAAGAATGTGCTCATTAGAATCTACTGTGAGAAACGCAAAGGATGCACCGCAAAGATACTAAGCGAAATAGAGAAACTTCACCTAACTATCACAACTAGCAGCGTCTTGCCATTTGGGAATTCCACCGTTGATATGACTGTTGTTGCTCAG ATGGACGTTGATTTCTGCATGACAGGGAAAGATCTGGCGAGAAACCTACGACAGGCTTTGCTGAAACACATGTGA